A single region of the Nocardioides aquaticus genome encodes:
- a CDS encoding PrsW family intramembrane metalloprotease: MPAPRRDSVAFTVTVAVLVALGALAVLLLLALSGAPRITLVAAVAAAVPVVPLVACYLWLDRYEPEPRGLLLAGLAWGAFVATVAAVVLGGIGGLVIGYDETASLAVVAPVTEEASKGVFLLLLLWWRRAELDGLLDGLVYAGMVGIGFAFTENILYLAAAYNGTDGAGPGGVAGLTTLFVVRCVLSPFAHPLFTAFIGIGVGLAVSSRSRSVRVGAPLLGYLAAVLAHGLWNGSTVAGLGGFVGVYVVLMLPALAGIVALAVWARRSERVMLLAALGDAAQRGLVPATDIGWVVDLPARRAARLHARETGGRAAERAMRDYQQAVIELGFLHHRLLRGTAPDDWQARGQAHVLRIRAVRPAVAFPGQVVPTR; this comes from the coding sequence ATGCCGGCCCCCCGCCGCGACAGCGTCGCCTTCACGGTCACCGTCGCCGTCCTGGTGGCGCTCGGGGCCCTCGCTGTCCTGCTGCTCCTCGCGCTCTCGGGCGCACCCCGGATCACCCTGGTCGCCGCGGTGGCCGCCGCGGTGCCGGTGGTCCCGCTCGTGGCCTGCTACCTGTGGCTCGACCGCTACGAGCCGGAGCCTCGCGGGCTGCTGCTGGCCGGCCTGGCCTGGGGCGCCTTCGTGGCCACCGTCGCGGCCGTGGTGCTCGGCGGGATCGGCGGGCTGGTGATCGGCTACGACGAGACCGCCTCGCTGGCCGTGGTGGCCCCGGTGACCGAGGAGGCCAGCAAGGGCGTCTTCCTGCTCCTGCTGCTGTGGTGGCGCCGCGCCGAGCTCGACGGGCTGCTCGACGGCCTCGTCTACGCGGGCATGGTCGGCATCGGGTTCGCCTTCACCGAGAACATCCTCTACCTCGCCGCCGCCTACAACGGCACCGACGGCGCCGGCCCCGGGGGAGTGGCCGGGCTGACCACGCTGTTCGTGGTGCGCTGCGTGCTCAGCCCCTTCGCCCACCCGCTGTTCACCGCCTTCATCGGCATCGGCGTCGGGCTCGCCGTGTCCAGCCGGTCTCGGTCGGTGCGCGTCGGCGCGCCGCTGCTCGGCTACCTCGCCGCGGTGCTGGCCCACGGGCTGTGGAACGGCTCGACGGTGGCCGGGCTGGGGGGCTTCGTCGGCGTCTACGTCGTGCTGATGCTGCCCGCGCTGGCCGGGATCGTCGCCCTGGCGGTCTGGGCGCGTCGCTCCGAGCGGGTGATGCTGCTCGCCGCGCTGGGTGACGCCGCCCAGCGCGGCCTGGTGCCCGCGACCGACATCGGGTGGGTCGTCGACCTGCCGGCGCGTCGCGCCGCACGACTCCACGCCCGCGAGACCGGGGGCCGCGCGGCGGAGCGGGCGATGCGCGACTACCAGCAGGCCGTGATCGAGCTCGGCTTCCTCCACCACCGCCTGCTGCGTGGCACCGCACCCGACGACTGGCAGGCTCGGGGGCAGGCCCACGTCCTCCGCATCCGAGCGGTGCGACCTGCCGTAGCCTTCCCCGGACAGGTGGTACCGACCCGATGA
- a CDS encoding single-stranded DNA-binding protein, with amino-acid sequence MSNETLVTLQGWIGGEVALRLAGDVPVTSFRVGCTPRRWNRRTETWGDAETQWYTVNAWRGLAENCAASLHKGQPVVVHGRLAARTWTGKDGVAVTTHEVEAVLVGHDLARGSTVFTRTAAATPAEPGEHVAA; translated from the coding sequence ATGAGCAACGAGACCCTGGTGACGCTGCAGGGCTGGATCGGCGGGGAGGTCGCGCTGCGCCTGGCCGGCGACGTCCCGGTGACCAGCTTCCGGGTGGGCTGCACCCCGCGCCGCTGGAACCGACGCACCGAGACCTGGGGCGACGCCGAGACGCAGTGGTACACGGTGAACGCCTGGCGCGGCCTGGCCGAGAACTGCGCCGCCTCGCTCCACAAGGGTCAGCCGGTCGTGGTCCACGGTCGGCTGGCGGCCCGCACCTGGACGGGCAAGGACGGCGTGGCGGTCACCACCCACGAGGTGGAGGCGGTCCTCGTGGGCCACGACCTGGCCCGCGGCAGCACCGTCTTCACCCGGACCGCGGCGGCCACCCCCGCGGAGCCGGGGGAGCACGTCGCTGCGTAG
- a CDS encoding hemolysin family protein, which translates to MTGFAAIPATVAIIVLSAFFVSVEFASIASRRTRLEEAATHSKASRAALRSASEVSVLLAGCQLGITACTLALGAITEPAIEHALEPLLEQVGLPGWLSYAVAFGLALVVTTFLHLVVGEMAPKSWAISHPERSATLFAIPMRGFMWLFRPVLALLNNAANGLVRRVGVEPVDEVAIEQNPDDLRQLVQHSVETGDLDARSSAQLSGALEMSQATLDDLTSSSRLVGVPVGATVGDAQQQARESGHLRILVGPAEEPSGVVHVRDTLTAAAQEPVAAYVRDLHELDGATTVLDAMSTLRAAGTQIAVVHRADGGSTVVTLADLLSRLMPAAATPERAEEH; encoded by the coding sequence ATGACCGGGTTCGCCGCCATCCCCGCGACCGTCGCGATCATCGTGCTGAGCGCCTTCTTCGTCTCCGTCGAGTTCGCCAGCATCGCCTCGCGCCGCACCCGGCTCGAGGAGGCCGCCACCCACAGCAAGGCCTCGCGCGCCGCCCTGCGCAGCGCCTCGGAGGTCTCCGTCCTCCTGGCCGGCTGCCAGCTGGGCATCACCGCCTGCACCCTGGCGCTCGGCGCCATCACCGAACCGGCCATCGAGCACGCCCTCGAGCCGCTGCTCGAGCAGGTCGGGCTCCCGGGGTGGCTGTCCTACGCGGTCGCCTTCGGCCTCGCGCTGGTGGTCACCACGTTCCTGCACCTCGTCGTCGGGGAGATGGCCCCGAAGTCCTGGGCGATCAGCCACCCCGAGAGGTCGGCCACGTTGTTCGCGATCCCGATGCGCGGCTTCATGTGGCTCTTCCGTCCCGTGCTGGCCCTGCTCAACAACGCCGCGAACGGCCTCGTCCGCCGGGTCGGGGTCGAGCCGGTCGACGAGGTGGCCATCGAGCAGAACCCCGACGACCTGCGCCAGCTGGTCCAGCACTCCGTCGAGACGGGGGACCTGGACGCCCGGTCGTCCGCGCAGCTCTCCGGCGCGCTCGAGATGTCGCAGGCCACCCTGGACGACCTGACCAGCAGCTCCCGGTTGGTCGGCGTGCCGGTCGGGGCGACCGTCGGGGACGCGCAGCAGCAGGCCCGCGAGTCCGGGCACCTGAGGATCCTGGTCGGTCCGGCCGAGGAGCCGTCCGGGGTCGTGCACGTGCGCGACACCCTCACCGCCGCCGCACAGGAGCCGGTCGCGGCCTACGTGCGCGACCTGCACGAGCTGGACGGCGCCACGACCGTGCTGGACGCGATGTCCACCCTGCGCGCCGCCGGCACCCAGATCGCGGTCGTGCACCGCGCGGACGGCGGGTCGACCGTGGTGACGCTGGCCGACCTGCTGTCCCGCCTGATGCCGGCCGCGGCCACGCCCGAGCGGGCCGAGGAGCACTAG
- a CDS encoding hemolysin family protein codes for MSIALSLVGGVLLIGLIIAANGYFVAQEFSYMAVDRSRLNALAAQGDRSAKRTLQITDRTSFMLSGAQLGITVTGLMVGYAAEPLIGSAVGELLGGVGVPTGTGIAIGTVGTLVVATFAQMLFGELFPKNLSIARPYAVAQRLSGSTLVYMRAFGWVIRFFDAASNGLLRLLRIEPVHDVAHSANLHDLQRIVSASKDAGELPPELSLVLDRMIDFPERDVDHALVPRSRVDVFDAGTDLREVLQVMEGGHSRYPVLDAHGEVVGVVHLVDVIEALRPCEDHAPEGPTVTVGEVSREATVLPTLMRLPDALAAMTEAGDQLACVVDEYGGFAGIITLEDLVEEVVGEITDEHDGDEEPHLVPDASARAWTVRGDAPLDEVEREVGAVLPRGDFETVAGMVIAEHGALPAEGDTVEVHLPPDPLELAHSEHPPERTLRAEVLEVEHHVPTHLRLELVGAPLPGEDDTDQDHTDQNHTDQTEEVSR; via the coding sequence ATGAGCATCGCGTTGTCCCTGGTCGGTGGTGTGCTCCTGATCGGCCTGATCATCGCGGCCAACGGCTACTTCGTGGCCCAGGAGTTCTCCTACATGGCCGTCGACCGCTCGCGCCTCAACGCGCTGGCGGCCCAGGGCGACAGGTCGGCCAAGCGGACCCTGCAGATCACCGACCGCACGTCCTTCATGCTCTCCGGGGCTCAGCTCGGCATCACCGTCACGGGCCTGATGGTCGGGTACGCCGCCGAGCCGCTGATCGGCTCTGCCGTCGGCGAGCTGCTGGGCGGGGTCGGGGTGCCGACCGGGACCGGCATCGCGATCGGCACCGTCGGCACGCTGGTGGTGGCGACGTTCGCGCAGATGCTCTTCGGGGAGCTGTTCCCCAAGAACCTCTCGATCGCCCGGCCGTACGCCGTGGCCCAGCGGCTCTCCGGCTCGACCCTGGTCTACATGCGTGCCTTCGGGTGGGTGATCCGCTTCTTCGACGCGGCCTCCAACGGCCTGCTCCGGCTGCTGCGGATCGAGCCCGTCCACGACGTCGCCCACTCGGCCAACCTGCACGACCTCCAGCGCATCGTCAGCGCGTCGAAGGACGCCGGCGAGCTGCCGCCCGAGCTCAGCCTGGTCCTGGACCGGATGATCGACTTCCCCGAGCGCGACGTCGACCACGCACTCGTCCCGCGCTCCCGCGTCGACGTCTTCGACGCCGGCACCGACCTGCGCGAGGTGCTGCAGGTGATGGAGGGCGGCCACTCCCGCTACCCCGTGCTCGACGCCCACGGCGAGGTCGTCGGGGTGGTCCACCTCGTCGACGTCATCGAGGCGCTGCGGCCGTGCGAGGACCACGCCCCCGAGGGCCCGACGGTGACCGTGGGCGAGGTCAGCCGCGAGGCGACCGTGCTGCCGACCCTGATGCGCCTGCCCGACGCCCTGGCCGCGATGACCGAGGCCGGCGACCAGCTGGCCTGCGTCGTCGACGAGTACGGCGGGTTCGCCGGCATCATCACCCTCGAGGACCTCGTCGAGGAGGTCGTCGGGGAGATCACCGACGAGCACGACGGCGACGAGGAGCCGCACCTGGTGCCCGACGCCTCCGCCCGGGCCTGGACCGTGCGCGGCGACGCCCCCCTCGACGAGGTCGAGCGCGAGGTCGGCGCGGTGCTCCCGCGCGGTGACTTCGAGACCGTCGCCGGCATGGTCATCGCCGAGCACGGCGCGCTGCCGGCCGAGGGCGACACCGTCGAGGTCCACCTGCCACCGGACCCGCTCGAGCTCGCCCACTCCGAGCACCCGCCCGAGCGCACGCTGCGTGCGGAGGTCCTCGAGGTCGAGCACCACGTGCCCACCCACCTGCGCCTGGAGCTGGTCGGCGCGCCGCTGCCGGGCGAGGACGACACCGACCAGGACCACACCGACCAGAACCACACCGACCAGACCGAGGAGGTCAGCCGATGA
- a CDS encoding GTPase domain-containing protein, whose product MTQMVTALVRLRSALQAAELPLDLAGVEAARDSRRAMIDQLEDYVIPRLMTLDAPLLTVVGGSTGAGKSTLVNSLVGHRVTTPGVLRPTTRSPVLVHHPDDAAWFGQDRLLPDLARVTHSTNDPAALQLVATTAVPAGLAVLDAPDVDSVEERNRQLAAQLLAAADLWLFVTSAARYADQVPWGFLKQAAERSTAVAVVLDRTPEDAVATVSSHLARMLASRGLKDSPLFTVAEGPVDEEGLLPPAHVAPVRAWLENLAGDTAARAAVVQQTLEGAVRDVARRSHPVADAVAEQARATGTLHDDVDRAHDEAVDAVNRACADGTLLRGEVLARWQEFVGTGDLLRSLETKVGWLRDRVVSAVKGKPRQAEQVTVAVESGLETLILEHAEAAAERAESAWRQSPAGRALLERGDRDLGRASRDLRRQTERAVREWQSDVLEMVRTEGADKRSTARFLAFGVNGLSVALMVVVFASTAGVTGTEVGIAGGSAVLGQKLLEAVFGDQAVRRLAERAKRSLDQRLRALLEGERARFTDLLDEQGLAPGAAERLREAARKVDDQRFAARRHGGVAAPPQTTQERTT is encoded by the coding sequence ATGACCCAGATGGTGACCGCGCTCGTGCGGCTCCGCAGCGCGCTCCAGGCGGCCGAGCTGCCCCTCGACCTCGCCGGGGTCGAGGCGGCGCGCGACTCCCGGCGCGCCATGATCGACCAGCTCGAGGACTACGTCATCCCCCGCCTGATGACGCTCGACGCACCGCTGCTCACCGTGGTCGGCGGCTCCACCGGCGCCGGCAAGTCCACGCTGGTCAACTCCCTGGTCGGGCACCGGGTGACCACGCCGGGCGTGCTCCGCCCGACCACCCGCTCGCCGGTGCTGGTGCACCACCCCGACGACGCGGCGTGGTTCGGCCAGGACCGGCTGCTGCCGGACCTGGCCCGCGTGACCCACTCGACGAACGACCCGGCCGCGCTCCAGCTGGTCGCGACCACGGCCGTCCCCGCCGGCCTGGCCGTGCTCGACGCCCCCGACGTCGACTCGGTCGAGGAGCGCAACCGCCAGCTGGCCGCCCAGCTGCTCGCCGCCGCCGACCTCTGGCTCTTCGTCACCTCGGCGGCCCGCTACGCCGACCAGGTGCCGTGGGGCTTCCTCAAGCAGGCCGCGGAGCGCTCGACGGCCGTGGCCGTGGTCCTCGACCGCACGCCCGAGGACGCCGTCGCCACCGTCTCCTCCCACCTCGCCCGGATGCTCGCCAGCCGCGGGCTCAAGGACTCCCCGCTCTTCACCGTGGCCGAGGGCCCCGTCGACGAGGAGGGCCTGCTGCCGCCGGCCCACGTCGCACCGGTGCGGGCGTGGCTGGAGAACCTCGCCGGGGACACGGCCGCGCGCGCCGCGGTGGTCCAGCAGACGCTCGAGGGCGCCGTGCGCGACGTCGCCCGACGGTCCCACCCCGTCGCCGACGCGGTGGCCGAGCAGGCACGCGCCACCGGGACGCTGCACGACGACGTGGACCGTGCTCACGACGAGGCCGTCGACGCCGTCAACCGCGCCTGCGCCGACGGCACCCTGCTGCGGGGCGAGGTGCTCGCCCGCTGGCAGGAGTTCGTGGGCACCGGCGACCTGCTGCGCTCGCTGGAGACCAAGGTCGGCTGGCTGCGCGACCGCGTGGTCAGCGCGGTCAAGGGCAAGCCCCGGCAGGCCGAGCAGGTCACGGTGGCCGTCGAGTCCGGCCTGGAGACCCTCATCCTCGAGCACGCCGAGGCCGCCGCCGAGCGGGCCGAGTCCGCGTGGCGGCAGAGCCCGGCCGGCCGCGCGCTGCTCGAGCGCGGCGACCGCGACCTCGGCCGCGCCTCCCGCGACCTGCGCCGCCAGACCGAGCGAGCGGTGCGCGAGTGGCAGTCCGACGTGCTCGAGATGGTCCGCACCGAGGGCGCCGACAAGCGCAGCACGGCCCGTTTCCTGGCCTTCGGCGTCAACGGCCTCTCGGTCGCGCTGATGGTGGTCGTCTTCGCCAGCACCGCCGGGGTCACCGGGACCGAGGTCGGCATCGCCGGCGGCTCGGCGGTGCTCGGCCAGAAGCTGCTCGAGGCCGTCTTCGGCGACCAGGCCGTACGCCGCCTCGCCGAGCGCGCCAAGCGCTCGCTGGACCAGCGGCTGCGTGCGCTGCTCGAGGGCGAGCGCGCCCGCTTCACCGACCTGCTCGACGAGCAGGGGCTCGCGCCCGGCGCGGCCGAGCGGCTGCGCGAGGCCGCCCGCAAGGTCGACGACCAGCGCTTCGCGGCCCGCCGCCACGGCGGCGTGGCCGCGCCCCCGCAGACCACCCAGGAGAGGACCACGTGA
- a CDS encoding aminopeptidase P family protein, which translates to MSKDEHDIADPTAPTAAEPEVGTESHDPAVPRAYRDFMRTGWGERELDLPAHPVAPYAAARRRRLAEAFPGERLVLPAGTFKVRSNDTDYRFRPDTAHTYFSGNQTTDAVLVVEDGAEVLYARPRSSRDTDEFFRDRQYGELWAGRRPSIHEMSSSLGLEVRHLDTLEDDLQRRGAAKTRVLRGLSSAVDRIVAPDAGLDDELGRVASEMRLVKDDWEVGELREACDVTALGFEDSVREWDRVLEHGERWIEGTFFRRARAMGNDIGYDSIVGGGKHATTLHWIENSGSITPGELVLLDMGVEGRNLYTADVTRTLPVDGRWTARQRELYDVVLAAQQAGIDAVRPGARFASVHEASMEVLAHALADLGLLPVSAEEALDPESKVYARWTLHGTSHMLGMDVHDCGRAAPEAYAKGVLAEGMVLTVEPGLYFQEDDLLVPEELRGTGIRIEDDVLVTADGSENLSASLPRGADEVEAWMARLRG; encoded by the coding sequence GTGAGCAAGGACGAGCACGACATCGCTGACCCCACCGCCCCGACCGCCGCCGAGCCCGAGGTCGGCACCGAGTCGCACGACCCGGCCGTCCCGCGGGCCTACCGCGACTTCATGCGCACCGGCTGGGGCGAGCGCGAGCTCGACCTGCCCGCCCACCCGGTCGCGCCGTACGCCGCCGCGCGTCGCCGACGCCTGGCCGAGGCGTTCCCCGGCGAGCGGCTGGTGCTGCCGGCGGGCACCTTCAAGGTGCGCTCGAACGACACCGACTACCGGTTCCGTCCCGACACCGCGCACACGTACTTCTCCGGGAACCAGACCACCGACGCGGTCCTGGTCGTGGAGGACGGCGCCGAGGTCCTCTACGCGCGCCCGCGCTCCTCGCGCGACACCGACGAGTTCTTCCGCGACCGGCAGTACGGCGAGCTGTGGGCGGGGCGCCGGCCCTCGATCCACGAGATGTCGTCGTCCCTCGGTCTCGAGGTGCGCCACCTGGACACCCTCGAGGACGACCTGCAGCGTCGCGGCGCCGCCAAGACCCGGGTGCTGCGCGGGCTCTCGTCGGCGGTCGACCGGATCGTGGCCCCCGACGCCGGGCTCGACGACGAGCTCGGGCGGGTGGCCTCGGAGATGCGTCTGGTGAAGGACGACTGGGAGGTCGGCGAGCTGCGGGAGGCCTGCGACGTCACCGCGCTCGGGTTCGAGGACTCGGTCCGGGAGTGGGACCGCGTGCTGGAGCACGGCGAGCGCTGGATCGAGGGCACCTTCTTCCGCCGGGCCCGGGCGATGGGCAACGACATCGGCTACGACTCGATCGTGGGCGGCGGCAAGCACGCCACGACGCTGCACTGGATCGAGAACTCCGGGTCGATCACGCCCGGGGAGCTGGTCCTGCTCGACATGGGCGTCGAGGGCCGCAACCTCTACACCGCCGACGTGACCCGCACCCTGCCGGTCGACGGCCGGTGGACCGCGCGCCAGCGCGAGCTGTACGACGTCGTCCTCGCCGCCCAGCAGGCCGGCATCGACGCCGTACGGCCCGGGGCGCGGTTCGCGTCGGTCCACGAGGCCTCGATGGAGGTGCTGGCGCACGCGCTGGCCGACCTGGGTCTGCTGCCGGTCAGCGCCGAGGAGGCGCTGGACCCCGAGTCCAAGGTGTACGCGCGCTGGACCCTGCACGGCACGAGCCACATGCTCGGGATGGACGTCCACGACTGCGGCCGGGCGGCACCGGAGGCGTACGCCAAGGGTGTGCTCGCCGAGGGCATGGTGCTCACGGTCGAGCCGGGGCTGTACTTCCAGGAGGACGACCTGCTGGTGCCCGAGGAGCTGCGCGGCACCGGGATCAGGATCGAGGACGACGTGCTGGTGACGGCCGACGGCAGCGAGAACCTGTCGGCGTCGCTGCCCCGCGGCGCCGACGAGGTCGAGGCCTGGATGGCGCGCCTGCGGGGCTGA
- a CDS encoding GTPase, whose amino-acid sequence MTTLLEGARKLVTRGTELGTRIEALELAAQGARGRLDDGVVDEAAAAAHRAASRMRLSARHTVVGIAGATGSGKSSTYNALTGLELSAVGVRRPTTSWASACVWGHEDAEELLEWLGIPPRHRTARDSMLDERRDDRQLDGVVLLDLPDHDSTEVSHHLEVDRLVQLTDLLVWVLDPQKYADAAIHDRYLAPLQSHRDVMVVVLNHIDTVPEDQREAMVADVRRLLAADGLSAVPVYAVSARHGIGIEDLRGEIAGRVRDKASTRLRLEADLRAVAERMAEQSGEGQARSLSEQRVRELEGALADAAGVPTVVEAVERSTRVRGGQATGWPVVSWVARLRPDPLKRLHLDLGDAGRQLTGLSRTSLPATTPVQRARVDTEVRALADEAAAGLGRPWAASVRRASTSRLDDLGDRLDAAMASTDLQVDRLPWWTRAVRGLQWLLLVTGAAGLAWLLVLAVLGFLGLPEVATPSAGGLPAPTVMLLGGVLLGILLGLAGRVLVRATARSRARTADKRLRRAVAEVATELVVAPVSAELAAHAQVREALATIRRG is encoded by the coding sequence GTGACGACGCTGCTGGAGGGGGCCCGCAAGCTGGTCACCCGGGGCACCGAGCTCGGGACCCGCATCGAGGCGCTGGAGCTCGCCGCGCAGGGCGCGCGCGGACGGCTCGACGACGGCGTCGTCGACGAGGCCGCCGCCGCCGCGCACCGCGCGGCGTCGCGGATGCGGCTCTCCGCCCGGCACACCGTGGTCGGGATCGCCGGCGCGACGGGGTCGGGCAAGTCCTCGACCTACAACGCGCTGACCGGCCTCGAGCTCTCCGCCGTCGGGGTCCGCCGCCCGACCACCTCGTGGGCCTCGGCCTGCGTGTGGGGGCACGAGGACGCCGAGGAGCTGCTGGAGTGGCTCGGCATCCCGCCGCGCCACCGGACCGCCCGCGACTCGATGCTCGACGAGCGCCGTGACGACCGCCAGCTCGACGGGGTCGTCCTGCTGGACCTCCCGGACCACGACTCGACCGAGGTCAGCCACCACCTCGAGGTCGACCGGCTCGTGCAGCTCACCGACCTGCTCGTCTGGGTCCTCGACCCCCAGAAGTACGCCGACGCCGCGATCCACGACCGCTACCTCGCTCCGCTGCAGTCGCACCGCGACGTGATGGTGGTGGTGCTCAACCACATCGACACCGTGCCCGAGGACCAGCGCGAGGCGATGGTCGCCGACGTCCGCCGGCTGCTCGCGGCCGACGGGCTGTCCGCCGTGCCGGTCTACGCCGTCAGCGCCCGGCACGGGATCGGCATCGAGGACCTGCGCGGCGAGATCGCCGGACGGGTGCGCGACAAGGCCTCCACCCGGCTGCGGCTCGAGGCCGACCTGCGCGCGGTGGCCGAACGGATGGCCGAGCAGAGCGGCGAGGGGCAGGCCCGCAGCCTGTCCGAGCAGCGGGTGCGCGAGCTGGAGGGCGCCCTGGCCGACGCGGCCGGCGTCCCCACGGTGGTCGAGGCGGTCGAGCGGTCCACCCGGGTGCGCGGGGGTCAGGCCACCGGCTGGCCGGTCGTCAGCTGGGTCGCCCGGCTCCGCCCGGACCCGCTCAAGCGGCTCCACCTCGACCTCGGTGACGCCGGGCGCCAGCTCACCGGGCTCTCCCGCACCTCCCTGCCGGCCACGACCCCGGTCCAGCGGGCGCGGGTCGACACCGAGGTGCGGGCCCTGGCCGACGAGGCCGCCGCCGGTCTCGGCCGGCCCTGGGCGGCCTCGGTGCGGCGCGCCTCGACCTCACGGCTCGACGACCTCGGCGACCGGCTCGACGCGGCGATGGCCTCGACCGACCTGCAGGTCGACCGCCTGCCGTGGTGGACCCGCGCCGTCCGGGGACTGCAGTGGCTGCTGCTGGTGACCGGCGCCGCCGGGCTGGCCTGGCTGCTGGTCCTCGCCGTGCTCGGGTTCCTCGGTCTCCCCGAGGTGGCCACGCCGTCGGCCGGTGGCCTCCCGGCGCCCACGGTGATGCTGCTCGGCGGGGTGCTGCTGGGCATCCTGCTCGGCCTGGCCGGTCGCGTCCTGGTCCGGGCCACCGCCCGCTCGCGGGCCAGGACGGCGGACAAGCGGCTGCGCAGAGCGGTGGCCGAGGTGGCCACCGAGCTGGTGGTGGCACCGGTCTCCGCCGAGCTGGCCGCGCACGCCCAGGTGCGCGAGGCGCTCGCGACGATCCGGCGCGGCTGA
- the ettA gene encoding energy-dependent translational throttle protein EttA translates to MAEYVFTLHKVRKAHGEKVVLDNVTMSFLHGAKIGVVGPNGAGKSTLLKIMAGLDHANNGEAVKDPDATVGMLQQEPPLTEGRTVLENVQEAVGEVKGKLDRYNEISEAMADPEADFDKLLAEMGDLQTDLDNAGAWDLDSRLDQAMDALRCPPADSLVDHLSGGERRRVALCKLLLQQPDLLLLDEPTNHLDAESVQWLEGHLKNYPGAVLAVTHDRYFLDNVAEWIAEVDRGQIHGYEGNYSTYLETKKDRLKIEGQKDVKRARMLERELEWVRSNAKARQTKSRSRLARYEEMAAEADRARKIDTSEINIPAGPRLGDVVLEARDLTKGFDDRVLIGDLSFSLPRAGIVGVIGPNGVGKTTLFRMITDQEQPDAGSLDVGQTVKISYVDQSRGGLDGTKNVWEVVSDGLDYIKVANFEMNSRAYVASFGFKGPDQQKKSGVLSGGERNRLNLALTLKMGGNLLLLDEPTNDLDVETLSSLEDALLEFPGCAVVTSHDRWFLDRVATHILAWEGEGDEPGRWFWFEGNFASYEENKIERLGADAARPHRVTHRRLTRD, encoded by the coding sequence ATGGCGGAGTATGTGTTCACCCTGCACAAGGTGCGGAAGGCCCACGGCGAGAAGGTCGTCCTCGACAACGTCACGATGTCGTTCCTGCACGGAGCGAAGATCGGCGTCGTCGGACCCAACGGGGCCGGCAAGTCGACCCTGCTGAAGATCATGGCCGGGCTGGACCACGCCAACAACGGCGAGGCCGTCAAGGACCCCGACGCCACGGTGGGCATGCTGCAGCAGGAGCCGCCCCTGACCGAGGGTCGCACGGTGCTGGAGAACGTCCAGGAGGCCGTCGGCGAGGTCAAGGGCAAGCTGGACCGCTACAACGAGATCTCCGAGGCGATGGCCGACCCGGAGGCCGACTTCGACAAGCTCCTCGCCGAGATGGGCGACCTGCAGACCGACCTCGACAACGCCGGCGCCTGGGACCTCGACTCCCGCCTGGACCAGGCCATGGACGCCCTGCGCTGCCCCCCGGCCGACAGCCTGGTGGACCACCTCTCCGGTGGTGAGCGCCGCCGCGTCGCGCTGTGCAAGCTGCTGCTCCAGCAGCCCGACCTGCTGCTGCTCGACGAGCCCACCAACCACCTCGACGCCGAGTCGGTGCAGTGGCTGGAGGGGCACCTGAAGAACTACCCGGGCGCCGTGCTGGCCGTGACCCACGACCGGTACTTCCTCGACAACGTCGCCGAGTGGATCGCCGAGGTCGACCGAGGTCAGATCCACGGCTACGAGGGCAACTACTCCACCTACCTGGAGACCAAGAAGGACCGGCTCAAGATCGAGGGCCAGAAGGACGTCAAGCGCGCCCGGATGCTCGAGCGCGAGCTGGAGTGGGTGCGCTCGAACGCCAAGGCCCGCCAGACCAAGAGCCGCTCGCGCCTCGCGCGCTACGAGGAGATGGCCGCCGAGGCCGACCGGGCGCGCAAGATCGACACCTCCGAGATCAACATCCCCGCCGGGCCCCGCCTGGGCGACGTGGTGCTCGAGGCGCGCGACCTCACCAAGGGCTTCGACGACCGGGTGCTGATCGGCGACCTGTCCTTCTCCCTGCCCCGCGCCGGGATCGTCGGCGTGATCGGGCCCAACGGCGTCGGCAAGACGACGCTGTTCCGGATGATCACCGACCAGGAGCAGCCCGACGCGGGCAGCCTCGACGTCGGCCAGACCGTCAAGATCTCCTACGTCGACCAGAGTCGCGGTGGCCTCGACGGCACCAAGAACGTGTGGGAGGTCGTCTCGGACGGCCTGGACTACATCAAGGTCGCGAACTTCGAGATGAACTCACGTGCCTACGTGGCCTCGTTCGGCTTCAAGGGCCCCGACCAGCAGAAGAAGTCCGGGGTGCTCTCCGGCGGGGAGCGCAACCGGCTCAACCTGGCGCTCACCCTGAAGATGGGCGGCAACCTGCTGCTGCTCGACGAGCCCACCAACGACCTCGACGTCGAGACGCTCTCGTCGCTGGAGGACGCCCTGCTGGAGTTCCCCGGCTGCGCCGTCGTCACCTCGCACGACCGGTGGTTCCTGGACCGCGTCGCCACCCACATCCTGGCGTGGGAGGGCGAGGGGGACGAGCCCGGCCGCTGGTTCTGGTTCGAGGGCAACTTCGCGTCGTACGAGGAGAACAAGATCGAGCGCCTCGGCGCCGACGCCGCCCGCCCGCACCGGGTCACCCACCGGCGCCTGACCCGCGACTGA